The following proteins are encoded in a genomic region of Desulfosporosinus youngiae DSM 17734:
- a CDS encoding DUF4352 domain-containing protein yields the protein MWKFAATRKAGRQRRYCSQFQYCLLVLLVPMIVFLLGAGALTTQAHTNSSLFRTQQIETIPQQEIYVLGETFKLGNLQYKINSVGTSNGNGNIFKSPRSGNTFLLVDLTIENQGNTDIEVRSKIGFKLKDQDGKKQKSSLGATLAVKDAVNGTIKAGSKITGQLGYEVSKGAKAFELTVIPDPLSSKSRNASVLISLP from the coding sequence ATGTGGAAATTTGCGGCGACACGTAAGGCGGGAAGGCAGCGTAGGTATTGCTCACAGTTTCAATATTGTTTGCTTGTCCTCCTTGTTCCGATGATAGTTTTCTTACTGGGAGCCGGCGCTTTAACGACTCAAGCTCATACTAATTCGTCACTATTTCGGACACAGCAAATTGAAACCATACCTCAGCAAGAAATTTATGTTCTGGGAGAAACCTTTAAGCTGGGTAATCTTCAATACAAAATAAACAGCGTAGGGACTTCGAATGGCAATGGCAATATATTCAAGTCGCCTAGATCCGGGAATACGTTCCTTCTTGTGGATTTAACCATAGAAAATCAAGGAAATACTGATATTGAGGTCAGAAGCAAGATCGGTTTTAAGCTTAAAGATCAGGATGGCAAAAAGCAAAAATCCAGTCTGGGAGCCACTCTGGCCGTTAAGGATGCTGTTAACGGGACAATTAAGGCTGGAAGCAAGATAACAGGACAATTAGGATATGAAGTGTCAAAAGGAGCAAAGGCTTTTGAGTTAACGGTTATTCCTGATCCCTTAAGTTCTAAATCCAGAAATGCAAGCGTACTGATCTCCCTGCCATGA
- a CDS encoding formate/nitrite transporter family protein, giving the protein MNTVEAVEETIKVGEKKAAKTHIFQTLIAGILAGTFIALGAFAAATASHAIANPGLAKFMAGAIFPVGLILIVICGGELFTGNTLLILAFIEKKITARQMLKNWTIVYIGNFIGTFIVAVLVFSSGLLSANDGLLGGYAIKAATIKGGLTFFQAFSSGILCNLLVCLAVWGSYTASDVFGKILIIWFPVMTFIVSGFEHSVANMYYFTIATLAKFNSTFVAVSHVGDTITNLQLMPILWNLIPVTLGNIVGGAFFVGLAYWAGYKYIPNLYRLEKGASKQRFKTQFRRIRFRLTAK; this is encoded by the coding sequence ACCGTTGAAGCAGTTGAGGAAACCATCAAAGTGGGTGAAAAAAAGGCTGCTAAAACTCATATCTTCCAAACACTCATAGCTGGAATCCTGGCTGGTACGTTTATAGCACTCGGAGCATTTGCCGCAGCCACAGCATCTCATGCCATAGCAAATCCCGGGCTGGCTAAGTTTATGGCAGGCGCTATTTTTCCCGTAGGACTAATACTTATCGTAATATGCGGAGGAGAGCTTTTCACAGGAAATACTCTCCTCATATTGGCCTTTATCGAAAAAAAGATAACCGCCAGACAAATGCTTAAAAACTGGACGATTGTGTACATTGGCAACTTTATTGGGACCTTTATAGTAGCGGTTTTAGTATTCAGTTCAGGACTGCTGTCTGCAAATGACGGACTGCTCGGGGGGTATGCTATCAAGGCAGCCACAATCAAAGGGGGGCTAACCTTTTTCCAGGCATTTTCGAGCGGCATCCTTTGTAATCTGCTGGTATGCCTTGCAGTTTGGGGATCCTATACCGCAAGTGATGTCTTTGGCAAGATCCTGATCATTTGGTTTCCTGTCATGACCTTTATCGTTTCCGGATTTGAACATAGTGTTGCCAACATGTACTATTTCACTATAGCTACTCTAGCAAAATTTAATAGCACATTTGTTGCTGTTTCCCATGTCGGAGATACAATCACCAATCTTCAACTTATGCCAATCCTCTGGAATCTGATACCTGTTACCCTGGGCAACATCGTTGGGGGTGCTTTCTTTGTAGGACTAGCCTATTGGGCCGGCTACAAGTACATTCCAAATCTATATAGGTTGGAAAAGGGTGCTTCTAAACAACGCTTCAAAACTCAATTCCGCAGAATTCGATTTCGCCTGACCGCAAAGTGA
- a CDS encoding PLP-dependent aminotransferase family protein, whose product MITLPLCTNKAPLYQQIYQWLKTEIQSKNYKPHHKIPSKRKLSEHLCVSINTIDTAYSQLIDEGYIVAIPKKGYFVCDIDVYHSINVAAHENTQPKEVSSKLRIDFSPSDIDHGAFPYKIWRNLFKSCFDESDQSILKKTTAQGDGNLRRELVSFLHSSRGVNCDERQIIIGAGTVNSLHTLSLILTKNTSVALENPVYRKAYKMFDHMGHSIIPIPIDDKGIEIEPLKDLSNVAVYVTPSHQFPLGISMPIGRRVELLNFANKADGRYIIEDDYDSEFRYITKPLPSLQSIDQNGKVIYIGTFSTSIAPSVRISYMVLPVTLLNSYHRIFSEFGSDVSILEQRLVAKFIAEGNYEKHLNKMRKLYKDKRRHLTKELSIFGDSIKIIGESAGNRLLIKLKTGDSGRDMCKAAAENGVKVYPISDYLIGARLDKYDNTFLLGYGALSKKELSEGVNLLYGAWNYDE is encoded by the coding sequence ATGATTACGCTGCCACTTTGTACGAATAAAGCACCCTTATATCAGCAAATTTATCAATGGTTGAAAACTGAAATTCAGAGTAAAAATTATAAACCTCACCATAAGATACCATCAAAACGAAAGCTATCGGAACACCTTTGCGTCAGTATAAACACCATCGATACAGCATATAGCCAATTAATAGATGAAGGATATATTGTAGCTATTCCAAAGAAGGGATATTTTGTTTGTGATATTGACGTATATCACAGTATAAACGTTGCTGCTCACGAAAACACACAGCCCAAAGAAGTAAGCAGCAAACTTAGAATCGATTTTTCGCCGAGCGATATAGACCATGGTGCATTTCCCTACAAAATCTGGCGTAATCTTTTTAAAAGTTGCTTTGATGAATCTGATCAGAGTATTTTAAAGAAAACCACAGCTCAGGGAGATGGGAATCTAAGACGAGAATTAGTTTCTTTCTTGCATAGTTCAAGAGGGGTCAACTGTGATGAACGACAAATCATCATTGGGGCAGGGACTGTAAATTCACTGCATACCTTAAGCCTTATATTAACTAAAAATACCAGCGTCGCCCTGGAAAATCCCGTTTATCGGAAGGCATATAAAATGTTTGATCATATGGGTCATTCAATTATACCCATACCCATCGATGACAAAGGGATAGAAATTGAACCCCTTAAAGACCTTTCGAATGTGGCGGTCTATGTAACCCCCTCACATCAGTTTCCCCTTGGAATCAGCATGCCCATAGGCAGAAGGGTTGAGCTGCTTAATTTCGCCAACAAAGCGGATGGACGATATATTATTGAGGATGATTACGACAGTGAGTTCAGATATATTACCAAACCCCTGCCGTCACTGCAAAGTATTGACCAAAATGGTAAAGTTATTTATATTGGCACATTTTCAACCTCAATTGCGCCATCCGTCAGAATAAGTTATATGGTATTGCCTGTAACCTTACTTAACAGTTATCATAGAATATTTAGTGAGTTCGGTTCGGACGTGTCGATTCTTGAACAAAGGTTAGTTGCGAAATTTATTGCGGAAGGGAATTACGAAAAACATCTCAATAAAATGCGCAAGCTATACAAGGACAAAAGGAGGCACTTAACCAAAGAATTATCGATCTTCGGAGATAGCATCAAGATTATTGGTGAGAGCGCAGGGAATCGCTTATTGATAAAATTGAAAACAGGAGACAGTGGACGGGATATGTGTAAAGCGGCAGCTGAAAATGGTGTTAAGGTATATCCCATCTCAGATTATTTGATCGGTGCAAGGTTAGACAAGTATGATAATACATTTTTATTAGGGTACGGAGCATTGAGTAAAAAGGAACTATCTGAAGGCGTAAACTTGTTATATGGTGCCTGGAATTATGATGAGTGA